In the genome of Poecile atricapillus isolate bPoeAtr1 unplaced genomic scaffold, bPoeAtr1.hap1 scaffold_243, whole genome shotgun sequence, one region contains:
- the LOC131574318 gene encoding MHC class II regulatory factor RFX1-like, giving the protein MYVAGGQILGTPAPAPSQGGSGTPGGGTYVIQGGYMGGGGAAYAHTTRASPATVQWLLDNYETAEGVSLPRSALYCHYLLHCQGHKLEPVNAASFGKLIRSVFMGLRTRRLGTRGNSKYHYYGLRIKAGSPLLRLVEDQQHLAMRQQPFAQKQRLKPVQKVEGGVTNGVSSGPAPPGVPDISAQVQQYQQFLDASRTLPEFPEIELQGKGLPEGTGAEDLRVFQQLYREHCEAIVDVMINLQFSLVETLWKSFWRCSGETDAQEEVERRLPRRRLLLLARHEPVLRWVRDCDHALYQGLVEILVPDVLRPIPSALTQAIRNFAKSLESWLGNAMVSMPEEMVRVKAAAAGAFAQTLRRYTSLNHLAQAARAVLQNTAQISQMLSDLNRVDFANVQEQAAWVCRCEARVVQRLEQDFKATLGQQHSLEQWAAWLDAVVGRVLRPHLGTPGLPRAAKLFLLKWSFYSSMVIRDLTLRSAASFGSFHLIRLLYDEYMYYLVEQRVARARGTCPIAVMGEFANLTGSLNSQDPDKDEEEEEEEESDEELPAELGLAGGEGPPDALEPPLEPPLEPPPAKLPRADPRGLFVQALPSS; this is encoded by the exons ATGTACGTGGCGGGGGGGCAGATCCTGGGGacccccgcccccgcccccaGCCAGGGGGGCTCCGGGACCCCCGGAGGAGGCACCTACGTTATCCAGGGGGGGTACAtggggggcggcggcgccgcctACGCCCACACCACCCGCGCCTCCCCCGCCACG gTGCAGTGGCTGCTGGACAACTACGAGACGGCCGAGGGGGTGAGTCTGCCCCGCAGCGCCCTGTACTGCCACTACCTGctgcactgccagggccacAAGCTGGAGCCCGTCAACGCCGCCTCCTTCGGGAAACTCATCCGCTCCGTGTTCATGGGGCTGCGCACGCGGCGCCTCGGCACCAG GGGGAACTCCAAGTACCACTACTACGGGCTGCGCATCAAGGCGGGGTCGCCGCTGCTGCGGCTCGTGGAGGACCAGCAGCACCTGGCCATGAGGCAGCAGCCCTTCGCCCAGAAACAACG CCTCAAACCCGTGCAGAAGGTGGAGGGAGGGGTCACCAACGGGGTGTCCTCGGGGCCGGCCCCTCCCGGCGTCCCCGACATCAGCGCCCAGgtgcagcagtaccagcagttCCTGG ATGCTTCCCGCACGCTGCCGGAGTTCCCCGAGATCGAGCTGCAGGGGAAGGGGCTCCCCGAGGGCACCGGGGCCGAGGACCTGCGCGTCTTCCAGCAGCTCTACCGGGAGCACTGCGAG GCCATCGTGGATGTGATGATCAACCTCCAGTTCTCGCTGGTGGAGACGCTCTGGAAAAGCTTCTGGCGCTGCAGCGGCGAGACCGATGC gcaggaggaggtggagCGGCGCCTGCCCCggcggcggctgctgctgctggcccggCACGAGCCCGTCCTGCGCTGGGTGCGCGACTGCGACCACGCCCTGTACCAGGGGCTGGTGGAGATCCTGGTGCCCGACGTGCTGCGCCCCATCCCCA GTGCCTTGACCCAGGCGATCCGGAACTTTGCCAAGAGCCTGGAGAGCTGGTTGGGGAACGCCATGGTCAGCATGCCCGAGGAGATGGTCCGAGTCAAG GCAGCAGCGGCCGGGGCGTTCGCGCAGACCCTGCGGCGCTACACGTCCCTGAACCACCTGGCACAGGCGGCCCGGGCCGTGCTGCAGAACACGGCCCAGATCAGCCAAATGCTCAGCGACCTCAACCGCGTCGACTTCGCCAACGTCCAG GAGCAGGCGGCCTGGGTGTGTCGCTGCGAGGCGCGGGTGGTGCAGCGCCTGGAGCAGGATTTCAAGGCCACGCTGGGGCAGCAGCACTCGCTGGAGCAGTGGGCGGCCTGGCTGGACGCCGTGGTGGGCAGAGTCCTGCGCCCCCACCTCGGCACCCCCGGGCTGCCCCGCGCCGCCAAGCTCTTCCTGCTCAAGTGGTCCTTCTACAG CTCGATGGTGATCCGGGACCTGACCCTGCGGAGCGCCGCCAGTTTCGGCTCGTTCCACCTGATCCGGCTGCTCTATGACGAGTACATGTATTACCTGGTGGAGCAGCGCGTGGCGCGGGCCCGGGGCACCTGCCCCATCGCCGTCATGGGCGAG TTTGCCAACCTGACCGGCTCCCTGAACTCGCAGGACCCTGACAAAG acgaggaggaggaggaggaggaggagagcgaCGAGGAGCTGccggcagagctggggctggcgGGGGGCGAGGGCCCCCCCGATGCCCTGGAGCcccccctggagccccccctggagcccccccCGGCCAAGCTGCCCCGGGCCGACCCCCGCGGGCTCTTCGTGCAGGCCCTGCCCTCGAGCTGa